The following coding sequences lie in one Jonesia denitrificans DSM 20603 genomic window:
- a CDS encoding ArsR/SmtB family transcription factor — protein sequence MSLDEQQRPLYEVKAGLFKGLSHPFRIRILELLADGHEHTVTALQEATGLEASHLSQHLSVLRKHQLVVSTRRASHVYYLIAFPEVADLLTVARTLLGCIVNTTHIHYDHLTDLPTLPPTTTQTDRPTP from the coding sequence ATGTCACTAGATGAGCAGCAGCGTCCGCTGTACGAAGTCAAAGCTGGCCTCTTCAAAGGCCTCTCCCACCCCTTCCGGATCCGCATCCTCGAACTGCTCGCAGACGGACACGAGCACACCGTCACCGCACTGCAAGAAGCAACCGGCTTAGAAGCCTCCCACCTCTCCCAACACCTTTCTGTGCTGCGCAAACACCAACTCGTTGTCTCCACCAGGCGCGCTAGCCACGTGTACTACCTCATTGCCTTCCCCGAAGTCGCCGACCTCCTGACCGTTGCCCGCACGCTCCTTGGGTGCATCGTTAATACCACCCACATCCACTACGACCACCTCACCGACCTGCCCACCCTGCCCCCCACCACCACGCAGACAGACAGACCCACACCATGA